Proteins from a genomic interval of Schaalia odontolytica:
- the arfB gene encoding alternative ribosome rescue aminoacyl-tRNA hydrolase ArfB — protein sequence MDDLRIPPGPGCPRGLVVPAGELIERFSHASGPGGQGVNTADSRVQLSLDLGSTTALNDKQRERALSVLGERLTGTNLTITAAEHRSQRRNRGAARERLAQVLRAALTPPTPRRATKPTRGSKLRRLAQKRKRSEVKARRRRPDAD from the coding sequence ATGGACGATCTGCGCATCCCTCCCGGGCCTGGCTGCCCGCGCGGCCTCGTCGTGCCCGCGGGGGAGCTGATCGAGCGCTTTTCCCATGCCTCGGGCCCGGGTGGGCAGGGCGTCAATACGGCGGACTCGCGCGTGCAGCTGAGTCTGGACCTGGGCTCGACGACCGCCCTGAACGACAAGCAGCGCGAGCGTGCCCTGTCTGTTCTGGGGGAACGCCTGACGGGAACCAACCTCACGATCACCGCAGCCGAGCACCGCTCCCAGCGCCGCAACCGGGGTGCGGCGCGCGAGCGCCTCGCCCAGGTCCTGCGCGCGGCCCTCACCCCGCCCACCCCCAGGCGCGCCACGAAGCCGACGCGAGGCTCGAAGCTGCGCCGCCTCGCGCAGAAGAGGAAACGTTCCGAGGTCAAGGCGCGCAGGCGCCGCCCCGACGCGGACTAA
- a CDS encoding YkvI family membrane protein: MSTKYLSVAFAYVGVIIGAGLASGQDLLQYFLSFGSIGFVGIVGVGLLNVLFGGIALQLGSYYRSDNHDEVFERIAHPALRRVIDVVLVFSGFAMGFVMLAGAGANLEQQFGMPAWAGSVLCAVLVVLTAFLDFDRIMKVIGVFTPMIVLAITVLTVYALARPHPGLAELDAIASRVPPALPNLWLSTINYFALCVVGGIAMAFVLGGSVLRIGEARRAGRVGGIIIALVVGADALALYLNLDRVWDVNVPALEIARSIHPAFAFAYTLIIFALIYNTVFSLFYSTARRFSGGSTTRMRLVLVGVVALGYAASFMGFKRLVGAMYPIIGYLGIALLGVLVFGWIRQRSSVAREENLRRKLIRLLVRKHADELEYTDEHRAQARTLARASVVNGVELRRDAGSIAEEIVVTQDDAAAYVSAALPVDEALVAEAIQEGDRVST; this comes from the coding sequence ATGTCTACGAAGTACCTCTCAGTCGCCTTCGCCTACGTCGGAGTCATCATCGGCGCCGGGCTGGCGAGCGGCCAAGACCTGCTTCAATACTTCCTGTCCTTCGGTTCGATCGGCTTTGTTGGAATCGTCGGCGTCGGCCTGCTGAACGTGCTCTTCGGGGGCATCGCCCTGCAGCTCGGCTCCTACTACCGCTCCGACAACCACGACGAGGTCTTCGAGAGGATCGCTCACCCGGCGCTGCGACGCGTCATCGACGTGGTTCTCGTCTTCTCCGGATTCGCCATGGGCTTCGTGATGCTCGCCGGCGCGGGCGCGAACCTCGAGCAGCAGTTCGGGATGCCCGCGTGGGCCGGCAGCGTCCTGTGTGCGGTGCTCGTGGTCCTCACGGCCTTCCTGGACTTCGACCGCATCATGAAGGTCATCGGCGTGTTCACCCCCATGATCGTCCTCGCCATCACCGTCCTGACGGTCTACGCGCTGGCTCGCCCCCACCCCGGCCTCGCCGAGCTCGACGCCATCGCCAGCCGCGTCCCCCCGGCCCTGCCGAACCTGTGGCTCTCCACGATCAACTACTTCGCGCTGTGCGTCGTCGGCGGCATCGCCATGGCCTTCGTCCTGGGCGGCTCGGTGCTGCGCATCGGCGAGGCAAGGCGCGCCGGGCGAGTCGGCGGCATCATCATCGCCCTGGTGGTCGGGGCCGACGCCCTTGCCCTGTACCTGAACCTGGACCGCGTCTGGGACGTGAACGTCCCGGCCCTGGAGATCGCGCGCTCGATTCACCCGGCCTTCGCCTTCGCCTACACGCTCATCATCTTCGCGCTCATCTACAACACCGTGTTCTCCCTGTTCTATTCGACGGCGCGCCGCTTCTCGGGCGGATCAACGACGCGCATGCGCCTGGTCCTCGTGGGGGTTGTTGCCCTCGGCTATGCGGCCTCGTTCATGGGCTTCAAAAGGCTCGTCGGAGCGATGTACCCGATCATCGGATACCTGGGAATCGCCCTCCTGGGGGTCCTGGTCTTCGGGTGGATCAGGCAGCGCTCGTCCGTGGCACGCGAGGAGAATCTGCGGCGCAAGCTCATTCGCCTGCTCGTGCGCAAGCACGCCGACGAGCTGGAGTACACGGACGAGCACCGCGCCCAGGCGCGCACCCTCGCCCGCGCCTCCGTCGTCAACGGCGTGGAACTGAGGCGGGACGCTGGATCGATCGCCGAGGAGATCGTCGTCACCCAGGACGATGCGGCGGCCTACGTGAGCGCCGCCCTACCCGTCGACGAGGCCCTGGTCGCCGAGGCCATCCAGGAGGGCGACCGGGTGAGCACCTGA
- a CDS encoding class I SAM-dependent methyltransferase, with amino-acid sequence MPTTHGEQTDAINRDSQAYWNKRAATFTRGATGDYERWLMELLALEEGEEVLDMGCATGTLAVPLARAGHRVHGCDFAEAMLAILDERAATEKLPVSSHLLAWEDDWEAAGLGVNSVDVAFASRSLMSGDVPSSVRKLDSAARSKAAVVVPASLLPSRDPRLLTYLGRAARSPRVVRDVGRALAAMGRVPVYATTRTYRPMRFSSFDEARSDLRRLAGPEELTAREARLFDAYASDHVVRAPHSAGDGAAAEHWTLDYRLPVTWTFIGWHTDGSAWT; translated from the coding sequence ATGCCGACCACGCACGGCGAACAGACGGATGCGATCAACCGCGACTCGCAGGCCTATTGGAACAAGCGGGCCGCGACGTTCACGCGAGGCGCGACCGGCGACTACGAGCGCTGGCTCATGGAGCTGCTCGCGCTCGAAGAGGGCGAGGAGGTCCTCGACATGGGCTGCGCAACGGGCACGCTCGCCGTTCCCCTCGCCCGCGCCGGGCACCGCGTCCACGGATGCGACTTTGCCGAGGCTATGCTGGCCATTCTCGACGAGCGCGCGGCCACGGAGAAGCTGCCCGTCTCCTCCCACCTCCTGGCGTGGGAGGACGACTGGGAGGCGGCCGGGCTGGGCGTCAACAGCGTTGACGTCGCCTTCGCCTCGCGTTCCCTGATGAGCGGTGACGTGCCTTCCAGCGTGCGCAAGCTCGATTCGGCCGCGCGGTCGAAGGCCGCGGTCGTTGTCCCGGCAAGTCTCCTGCCCTCCCGCGACCCGCGACTGCTCACCTACCTGGGACGTGCCGCGCGGTCCCCGCGTGTCGTCCGGGACGTGGGGCGGGCGCTCGCCGCCATGGGCAGGGTCCCCGTCTATGCAACGACGAGGACGTATCGCCCGATGCGATTCTCCTCCTTCGACGAGGCCCGCTCCGACCTGCGGCGCCTGGCCGGGCCCGAAGAGCTGACGGCGCGCGAGGCCAGGCTCTTCGATGCCTACGCCTCCGATCACGTCGTGCGCGCGCCGCATTCGGCCGGTGACGGCGCAGCGGCGGAGCACTGGACGCTCGACTACCGGCTCCCCGTGACCTGGACGTTCATCGGCTGGCACACCGACGGGAGCGCGTGGACGTAG
- the hemQ gene encoding hydrogen peroxide-dependent heme synthase yields MDTYDAIMLLSYGGPNGEEDVLPFMRNATRGRGIPDERLLQVAAHYKRFGGVSPINACNQRLIANLSAELARRGHDIPVGWGNRNWHPFVAEGLDELAQAGARRILVLPTSAYASYSGCRQYREDLAEAAQALREKWGTIVLGGEDSADNPHADIILDKVRPYYSTPGMARAQITSIRRSWEALTARGLDTSGIRLIFVTHSIPVSMEAGSSPFPFRPSIGEAPAPESDRAEQQGSGASSSAGTPATEVSYVAQHHALIQAIMPELRRVLGRADLGYDLVYCSRSGPPQARWLEPDINDFLEEIADGGSDEAAGNSSDTRPLSGVVVVPIGFICDHMEVVYDLDTEARETAARLGIPYERADTVSTDPDFVSSLVDVLEERAAQARGENPEHVTVTGTGPFHTVCPSNCCLSLARPGHPSPGVGGAHPGAVTTPHSSGAPTRAAGQPDTTQEKSMSAQRPHAVSPDQNPDNPGHPAGVPDRVGEHAARHQARHAGTEATPHSHAAHARVTDPRDATDVDFDEVNNKQHYALYSVFALGESLPADDGERGRVIAESLDYVKGAGAEIRGFYDVSGFRAEADLMVWWLDDDPEVLQDAYHRLRACALGKFLDPVWSCMGLHTPAEFNKRHIPACFGGVAPRDWAMVYPFVRSYDWYLKAPDERARIMAEHGRNGFSQYPDVKGSTLSAFGFSDYEWVLAFEADSLDRLEGVMHAQRYTEARLYVREDTPFFTGPRVSLGEWAERQPRG; encoded by the coding sequence ATGGATACCTACGACGCGATCATGCTGCTGTCCTACGGTGGCCCGAACGGCGAGGAAGACGTTCTGCCCTTCATGCGCAACGCCACGCGCGGTCGCGGAATCCCGGACGAGCGCCTGCTCCAGGTCGCCGCGCACTACAAGCGCTTCGGCGGAGTCTCGCCCATCAATGCCTGCAACCAGCGCCTCATCGCCAACTTGTCCGCGGAGCTTGCCAGGCGCGGGCATGACATCCCCGTCGGGTGGGGAAACCGCAACTGGCATCCCTTTGTTGCCGAAGGCCTTGACGAGCTCGCCCAGGCGGGCGCCCGACGCATCCTCGTCCTGCCCACCTCCGCCTACGCCTCGTACTCGGGGTGTCGTCAATACCGCGAAGACCTCGCCGAGGCCGCGCAGGCCCTGCGCGAGAAGTGGGGGACGATCGTACTGGGCGGCGAGGACAGCGCCGACAACCCGCATGCCGACATCATCCTGGACAAGGTCCGCCCCTACTACTCGACCCCCGGCATGGCGCGCGCGCAGATCACCTCCATCCGGCGTTCGTGGGAGGCTCTGACGGCGCGTGGCCTCGATACCTCGGGTATTCGCCTGATCTTCGTCACCCACTCCATCCCCGTCAGCATGGAAGCAGGCTCCTCGCCCTTCCCCTTCCGTCCCTCGATCGGCGAGGCCCCCGCGCCCGAGAGCGATCGCGCCGAGCAGCAGGGGAGTGGGGCCTCGTCGAGCGCGGGAACCCCCGCCACCGAAGTCAGCTACGTCGCCCAGCATCACGCCCTCATCCAGGCGATCATGCCTGAGCTGCGGCGCGTCCTGGGGCGTGCGGATCTTGGCTACGACCTCGTCTACTGCTCGCGATCAGGGCCCCCGCAGGCACGTTGGCTCGAGCCGGACATCAACGACTTCCTCGAGGAGATCGCCGATGGTGGATCGGATGAGGCGGCGGGGAACTCCTCGGACACGAGACCGCTCAGCGGCGTCGTGGTCGTCCCCATCGGGTTCATCTGCGACCACATGGAGGTCGTCTACGACCTCGACACCGAGGCGCGAGAGACCGCCGCGCGGCTTGGCATCCCCTACGAGCGCGCCGACACCGTCTCCACCGACCCGGACTTCGTGTCCTCCCTGGTCGACGTGCTCGAAGAGCGCGCGGCCCAGGCGCGAGGCGAGAACCCCGAGCACGTCACCGTGACGGGCACCGGCCCCTTCCACACCGTCTGCCCGAGCAACTGCTGCCTCTCGCTCGCGCGCCCCGGCCACCCGTCACCCGGCGTCGGGGGTGCTCATCCCGGCGCGGTAACCACCCCTCATTCTTCCGGCGCGCCCACCCGAGCCGCCGGCCAACCCGACACAACTCAGGAGAAATCCATGTCTGCTCAGCGCCCCCATGCCGTATCGCCCGATCAGAATCCCGACAATCCCGGACACCCGGCAGGAGTGCCGGACCGCGTCGGTGAGCACGCCGCGCGCCACCAGGCCCGCCACGCGGGCACCGAGGCGACGCCCCACTCGCATGCCGCGCACGCCCGCGTCACCGACCCGCGCGACGCGACGGACGTTGACTTCGACGAGGTCAACAACAAGCAGCACTACGCGCTCTACTCCGTGTTCGCGCTCGGTGAGTCCCTGCCCGCCGACGATGGCGAGCGCGGTCGCGTCATCGCCGAGTCCCTGGACTACGTGAAGGGCGCGGGCGCGGAAATCCGCGGCTTCTACGACGTGTCGGGCTTCCGCGCCGAGGCGGACCTGATGGTGTGGTGGCTCGACGACGATCCCGAGGTCCTGCAGGACGCCTACCACCGGCTGCGCGCCTGCGCGCTCGGTAAGTTCCTGGATCCCGTGTGGTCCTGCATGGGCCTGCACACCCCCGCCGAGTTCAACAAGCGCCACATTCCCGCCTGCTTCGGCGGCGTCGCGCCTCGCGATTGGGCCATGGTCTACCCCTTCGTGCGTTCCTACGACTGGTACCTGAAGGCCCCCGACGAGCGCGCCCGCATCATGGCCGAACACGGCCGCAACGGCTTCTCCCAGTACCCGGACGTCAAGGGCTCGACCCTGTCGGCCTTCGGCTTCTCCGACTACGAGTGGGTGCTGGCATTCGAGGCGGACTCGCTGGATCGCCTGGAGGGGGTCATGCACGCGCAGCGCTACACCGAGGCGCGCCTGTACGTGCGCGAGGACACCCCTTTCTTCACCGGTCCCCGCGTGAGCCTCGGCGAGTGGGCCGAGCGCCAGCCCCGGGGGTAA
- a CDS encoding threonine aldolase family protein, whose product MNSSLTQPNFSSDYQEGAHARVLDALVATNMEQSSGYGTDEHCERARDLIREACAAPDADVYFLVGGTQTNATVIDAILLPWQGVIAPNTGHINMHEAGIVERGGHKILDVPAVDGKINAADVERICSAWEGDGARDHMIAPALAYISQPTEYGTLYTRRELEELSRVCRERDLKLFVDGARLAYALASPANDVTLADLARLTDVFYIGGTKCGALFGEAVVIPTRGSIRQFVTQMKQHGALLAKGRLLGVQFEALFEDDLYLRIGTPAVEATARIRGALRQAGYVVTMNSPTNLTFVALDQAGHERLSRKVRYGIWETLPDGRLLARLGTSWATPDTDVAAFEEALAR is encoded by the coding sequence GTGAATTCTTCCCTCACGCAGCCCAACTTCTCCAGCGACTACCAGGAGGGCGCGCACGCCCGGGTGCTCGACGCCCTCGTCGCCACCAACATGGAACAATCCAGTGGCTACGGCACCGACGAGCACTGCGAGCGCGCCCGCGACCTGATTCGCGAGGCCTGCGCCGCCCCCGACGCCGACGTGTACTTCCTGGTGGGCGGCACCCAGACGAACGCGACCGTCATCGACGCGATCCTCCTTCCCTGGCAGGGCGTCATTGCCCCCAACACCGGCCACATCAACATGCACGAGGCCGGAATCGTTGAGCGTGGCGGCCACAAGATTCTGGACGTTCCCGCCGTTGACGGCAAGATCAACGCAGCCGACGTTGAGCGCATCTGTTCGGCGTGGGAGGGTGACGGCGCGCGCGACCACATGATCGCCCCCGCCCTCGCCTACATCTCCCAGCCCACCGAGTACGGAACCCTGTACACGCGCCGCGAACTAGAGGAGCTCTCGCGCGTGTGCCGCGAGCGTGACCTGAAGCTCTTCGTGGACGGCGCCCGCCTGGCCTACGCGCTGGCTTCCCCGGCCAACGACGTCACGTTGGCCGACCTGGCCAGGCTCACCGACGTGTTCTACATCGGAGGAACCAAGTGCGGCGCCCTCTTCGGCGAGGCGGTCGTCATCCCGACCCGGGGCTCGATCCGCCAATTCGTCACCCAGATGAAGCAGCACGGGGCGCTCCTGGCCAAGGGGCGTCTCCTCGGCGTCCAGTTCGAGGCGCTCTTCGAGGACGACCTGTACCTCAGGATCGGTACCCCTGCCGTGGAAGCGACCGCGAGAATCCGCGGCGCCCTGCGGCAGGCGGGCTACGTCGTGACCATGAATTCGCCGACGAACCTGACCTTCGTGGCCCTCGACCAGGCCGGGCACGAGAGGCTGTCGCGCAAGGTCCGATACGGAATCTGGGAGACGCTGCCCGACGGGCGCCTGCTCGCCCGTCTCGGCACCTCCTGGGCGACCCCCGACACCGACGTTGCGGCTTTCGAGGAGGCCCTGGCCCGGTAA
- a CDS encoding Txe/YoeB family addiction module toxin, with the protein MRDLVWASEAWEDYLWWQTQDRKTLKRINALLRDIARNGQGAGIGKAEPLKGRYSGWWSRRIDGANRLVYRVRDDRVEIVSCRTHDGDH; encoded by the coding sequence ATGCGTGACCTCGTCTGGGCCTCCGAGGCCTGGGAGGACTATCTGTGGTGGCAGACTCAGGACCGAAAGACCCTGAAGCGCATCAACGCACTACTGCGTGATATTGCCAGGAATGGGCAAGGCGCTGGAATTGGTAAGGCTGAACCGTTGAAGGGGCGTTACTCGGGGTGGTGGTCGCGTCGTATTGACGGGGCGAATCGTCTTGTCTATCGCGTGCGCGATGATCGAGTCGAGATTGTTTCTTGTCGCACTCACGACGGGGATCACTAG
- a CDS encoding glycosyltransferase, giving the protein MVARSRMGGPWSRAKRVARAFRDGGHEVTLAWGDDGNCFDPGSPTLEIPVPSPLGLPDAIARHTFPLASRLGLMGRKPVRSFEEVLWLTGALDERYTHAAVEILRTHMRAARPDVVYSEFNLAAIIAARAEGIPCVGSGSQPTTASYASNPRKSVGIRRLLREMGMPAPASSLSILEGMARRFIPSGPTLEPRAGERAVYCGFLDEPPALTPTPRDCVLIYLGAGSVPAGVAVRAGRELAEALSCDVYVAGVSEAIHAVGDQEVTCAPRFDVAELLPRAHVFVHHGGQNSVMDALSYEVPQVIVPGRVFERQINAEAVENARCGLTVREPKPTLIARAARTLVDEPALTSGIRVVRAELCALGGGARIVREVEELVG; this is encoded by the coding sequence ATGGTTGCGCGCTCGCGGATGGGTGGGCCGTGGTCGCGTGCGAAGCGCGTCGCCCGCGCCTTCCGGGATGGCGGCCATGAGGTCACGCTCGCGTGGGGAGATGACGGCAACTGTTTCGATCCGGGCAGCCCAACGCTCGAGATTCCAGTGCCCTCGCCTCTCGGCCTGCCAGACGCCATTGCGCGCCACACCTTCCCCCTTGCCTCGCGCCTCGGCCTCATGGGCCGTAAGCCCGTGCGCAGCTTCGAGGAGGTCCTCTGGCTGACCGGTGCCCTCGATGAACGCTACACGCACGCCGCCGTCGAGATCCTCCGCACGCACATGCGAGCCGCGCGCCCCGACGTCGTCTACTCGGAGTTCAACCTCGCCGCCATCATCGCCGCCCGCGCCGAGGGCATCCCCTGCGTGGGCAGCGGCTCGCAGCCGACGACCGCCTCCTACGCTTCCAACCCGCGCAAATCCGTGGGAATTCGACGCCTGCTGCGCGAGATGGGAATGCCCGCCCCGGCCTCGTCCCTGTCGATCCTTGAAGGGATGGCACGCCGCTTCATCCCCAGTGGCCCGACCCTGGAACCGCGTGCGGGGGAGCGGGCCGTCTACTGCGGTTTCCTGGACGAGCCGCCCGCACTGACGCCGACGCCTCGCGATTGCGTCCTCATCTACCTCGGGGCGGGTAGCGTCCCCGCGGGCGTGGCCGTGCGCGCCGGGCGAGAACTCGCCGAGGCGCTGAGCTGCGACGTCTACGTCGCGGGCGTGTCCGAGGCCATCCACGCTGTGGGGGACCAGGAAGTGACCTGCGCGCCCCGTTTCGACGTCGCTGAGCTCCTGCCGCGCGCCCACGTCTTCGTTCACCATGGCGGGCAAAACTCGGTGATGGACGCCCTGTCCTATGAAGTCCCACAGGTCATCGTCCCGGGTCGCGTCTTTGAGCGTCAAATCAACGCCGAGGCCGTGGAAAACGCGCGCTGTGGCCTGACCGTACGCGAGCCCAAGCCGACGCTTATCGCGCGCGCCGCCCGCACCCTCGTCGATGAGCCCGCCCTGACCTCAGGGATCCGAGTGGTGCGCGCGGAGCTCTGCGCGCTCGGCGGCGGCGCACGCATCGTGCGCGAGGTCGAGGAACTGGTCGGCTAA
- a CDS encoding uracil-DNA glycosylase family protein produces the protein MTPEITDPAIRAIAEAIAADPANASYTTRGVEPLFYAGPECRIMVVGQAPGRVAEETGIVWNDRSGDRLRDWMGIDRETFYSSGKLAIVPMDFYFPGTGKSGDLPPRRDFADKWHPRLLSLMPRLDMTILVGAYATRRYLHLPSSASLTETVRRYRDYLPTYFPLVHPSPRNQMWMKKNPWFAATVLPDLKERVAALLA, from the coding sequence ATGACACCCGAGATCACCGACCCCGCCATCCGCGCGATCGCCGAGGCCATCGCGGCGGACCCGGCCAACGCCTCGTACACGACGCGAGGCGTGGAACCGCTGTTCTACGCGGGTCCCGAGTGCCGCATCATGGTCGTTGGCCAGGCGCCCGGGCGTGTCGCCGAGGAAACCGGCATCGTATGGAACGACCGCAGCGGCGATCGGCTGCGCGACTGGATGGGCATTGACCGTGAGACCTTCTACTCCTCGGGCAAACTCGCGATCGTCCCCATGGACTTTTACTTCCCGGGCACCGGCAAGAGCGGAGATCTGCCCCCGCGCAGGGACTTCGCCGACAAATGGCACCCGCGCCTGCTCTCTCTCATGCCCCGCCTCGACATGACCATCCTCGTTGGCGCCTACGCGACCAGGCGATACCTGCACCTGCCCTCGTCGGCCTCCCTCACCGAGACGGTGCGCCGCTACCGCGACTACCTTCCCACCTACTTCCCGCTGGTCCACCCCTCGCCGCGCAACCAGATGTGGATGAAGAAGAATCCCTGGTTCGCCGCCACCGTGCTCCCCGACCTCAAGGAGAGGGTCGCCGCCCTACTCGCCTGA
- a CDS encoding type II toxin-antitoxin system RelB/DinJ family antitoxin encodes MATATVTVRLDAEDKAAMERACKEMGLSMNTAFTIFAKKVAREQRIPFVVEVDGFYSRANLAHLDRGIAELEAGRGVSRGLIEDA; translated from the coding sequence ATGGCGACCGCTACGGTGACTGTTCGACTCGACGCTGAGGATAAGGCTGCGATGGAGCGCGCCTGCAAGGAAATGGGGCTCTCGATGAATACCGCGTTCACGATCTTTGCGAAGAAGGTGGCGCGGGAACAGCGGATTCCCTTCGTTGTGGAGGTTGATGGCTTTTACTCGCGCGCCAACCTCGCTCATCTTGACCGCGGTATCGCGGAGCTGGAAGCCGGGCGTGGTGTGTCGCGAGGGTTGATCGAGGATGCGTGA
- a CDS encoding type II toxin-antitoxin system prevent-host-death family antitoxin — protein MNTLATTLSTRELRANLSDVLGRASYGGERIGVTKNGRLTAIVIGVDDLLALEELEDERDLAAFREAVRNDDGQRVSLADLRAELDA, from the coding sequence ATGAACACACTTGCTACGACGCTGTCGACTCGCGAGCTGCGCGCAAACCTCTCCGACGTCCTCGGGCGAGCCTCCTACGGCGGCGAACGTATCGGAGTGACGAAGAACGGCCGCCTCACGGCGATCGTGATCGGCGTCGACGACCTGTTGGCCCTAGAAGAGCTAGAAGACGAACGCGATCTCGCGGCCTTCCGAGAGGCAGTACGCAACGACGACGGGCAGCGCGTGAGCCTGGCCGACCTGCGCGCTGAACTCGACGCGTGA
- a CDS encoding nitroreductase: MTLDDETNEFAALTASRRSTRAFTDQEIPAEVLDAILADATTAPSWSNTRAFRLALATGERAQRLREHYGRLFDEEVEALARKSADPEVPVPLPDGDYPVRKRYPEEVRPAQIEVAKRLYGIYGVERGDIEGRNRVNRRNVVAFDAPVMGFVFVHEDMLPWSAMDAGLMLQTLFLSAKSRGVDSCPVGILATWREPVDAEFEIPEHYRFITGFALGYADPEAPINAMKAPRPPIQLLDGK, from the coding sequence ATGACGCTCGACGACGAGACCAACGAATTCGCTGCCCTGACCGCTTCGCGCCGCTCCACGCGCGCCTTTACGGACCAGGAGATCCCCGCCGAGGTCCTCGACGCGATCCTCGCCGACGCGACGACCGCGCCCAGCTGGTCCAACACCCGCGCGTTCCGCCTGGCCCTGGCTACCGGCGAGCGCGCCCAGCGCCTGCGCGAACACTACGGGCGCCTCTTCGACGAGGAGGTTGAGGCGCTCGCCCGCAAGAGCGCGGACCCGGAGGTGCCGGTCCCGCTGCCGGACGGCGACTACCCGGTGCGCAAGCGCTACCCGGAGGAGGTGCGCCCCGCCCAGATCGAGGTCGCGAAGCGTCTCTACGGGATCTACGGCGTCGAGCGCGGCGACATCGAGGGGCGCAACCGGGTGAACCGCCGCAACGTCGTGGCCTTCGACGCGCCCGTCATGGGCTTCGTGTTCGTCCACGAGGACATGCTCCCGTGGAGCGCGATGGACGCCGGCCTCATGCTCCAGACCCTGTTCCTCTCGGCGAAGTCTCGCGGAGTGGACTCCTGCCCGGTCGGCATCCTGGCCACCTGGCGCGAGCCCGTGGACGCCGAGTTCGAGATTCCCGAGCACTATCGTTTCATCACTGGTTTCGCGCTCGGTTATGCGGATCCTGAGGCGCCGATCAACGCGATGAAGGCCCCGCGTCCGCCGATCCAGCTCCTTGATGGCAAGTGA
- a CDS encoding type II toxin-antitoxin system RelE family toxin, with product MYRVEFTSAAARQVRKLDRPVRARLLDAIELLAHSPRPDGVKKLASTENAWRIRVGDYRIIYSIEDDILVVTVVRVAHRREVCRS from the coding sequence ATGTACCGCGTCGAATTCACATCGGCGGCGGCGCGCCAGGTACGCAAGCTGGACCGCCCGGTGCGCGCCCGCCTGCTGGACGCCATCGAATTGCTCGCCCACTCCCCTCGCCCCGATGGTGTCAAGAAGCTCGCGAGCACGGAGAACGCGTGGCGCATCCGCGTCGGCGACTACCGGATCATCTACTCAATCGAAGACGACATCCTCGTCGTGACCGTCGTGCGCGTCGCACACCGCCGCGAGGTCTGCCGCTCGTAG
- a CDS encoding alpha/beta hydrolase, with translation MSIRFLRSSLRAAPLVGATLAVSLLSLAGLAAYTGGGEAAGQPDPSPIVYEDDSSLSIVAAFTDMTSQLNGSVNTVAYQQAYRGVTYDKEAYVYVPPTYSPDTPANVVYLTHGWQGSAAGLAEGVVPVVDELTASGQLSPTLVVFATYYPDRSFAGDDYEDDYELNRFFATTEIDTIIDAVESRYATYAGGDTSDQSLQDSRTHRAFGGFSMGATTTWDVFSMRPQYFYGYMPMAGESWIGRETDADIDQIAHLIAAGAERADYGAQDFRILASVGSDDPALWDMSPQLEQLQLDYPDLMTPGSLQLWIDEGEDHSMASIQNQVAHDLPRLLPQA, from the coding sequence ATGAGCATCAGGTTTCTGAGGTCATCGCTGCGCGCGGCGCCCCTGGTCGGGGCGACGCTGGCCGTATCCCTCCTGAGCCTGGCAGGCCTCGCGGCCTACACGGGCGGGGGCGAGGCGGCCGGTCAGCCGGACCCGTCGCCCATTGTCTATGAGGACGACAGCTCCCTGTCGATCGTGGCCGCCTTCACCGACATGACGTCTCAGCTGAACGGCTCCGTCAATACGGTTGCCTACCAGCAGGCCTATCGGGGCGTGACCTACGATAAGGAAGCCTACGTCTACGTTCCCCCGACCTACTCTCCCGACACCCCCGCCAACGTCGTCTACCTCACGCACGGCTGGCAGGGTAGCGCGGCTGGGCTCGCCGAAGGGGTCGTCCCCGTCGTCGACGAATTGACGGCATCGGGCCAGCTGAGCCCCACCCTCGTCGTCTTTGCGACCTACTACCCGGATCGCTCCTTCGCGGGCGACGATTACGAGGACGACTACGAACTCAACCGCTTCTTCGCGACCACCGAGATCGACACGATCATCGACGCCGTCGAGTCGAGGTACGCGACCTACGCGGGAGGCGACACCTCGGACCAGTCCCTGCAGGATTCCCGCACCCACCGCGCCTTCGGCGGTTTCTCGATGGGCGCCACGACAACGTGGGATGTCTTTTCCATGAGGCCGCAGTACTTCTACGGCTACATGCCAATGGCCGGCGAGTCGTGGATCGGGCGCGAGACGGACGCCGACATCGACCAGATCGCGCACCTGATCGCCGCGGGCGCCGAGCGCGCGGACTATGGCGCCCAGGACTTCCGGATCCTCGCGTCGGTCGGGTCCGACGACCCCGCCCTGTGGGACATGAGTCCCCAGCTCGAGCAGCTCCAGCTTGACTACCCGGACCTGATGACACCGGGCAGCCTGCAGCTGTGGATTGACGAGGGCGAGGACCACTCCATGGCGTCCATCCAAAACCAGGTCGCCCACGACCTGCCCCGGCTCCTCCCCCAGGCCTAG